A window of the Desulfobacula toluolica Tol2 genome harbors these coding sequences:
- the istB gene encoding IS21-like element helper ATPase IstB, with translation MPDLEKYLSHLKLPYLRDNYESVATMAAQKQWTHIKYLSELVKQESRLRRDKTRQRRIRMAKFPVIKTLDQFNWSWPRKINQPQVQNLFRLKFIEQKNNIVFIGPVGVGKTHIATALGYQACLKSHTVLFASAIDVVNNLVAAQQAGQLKQELKKYLKPALLIMDELGYLPIDKIGADLLFQIISQRYEQGAMIITTNRVFKDWPQIFNNDMTLTSALLDRLLHHTEPVVIEGKSYRMRDVTEE, from the coding sequence ATGCCTGATTTAGAAAAGTATCTGTCCCACCTGAAATTACCCTATCTCCGGGATAATTATGAATCCGTTGCAACCATGGCAGCACAGAAACAGTGGACCCACATAAAATATTTATCTGAACTTGTCAAACAGGAATCAAGGCTGCGCCGGGACAAAACAAGACAGCGCCGAATCCGCATGGCAAAGTTCCCGGTGATCAAAACATTGGATCAGTTCAACTGGTCATGGCCCCGGAAAATAAACCAGCCCCAGGTCCAGAATCTGTTCCGTCTTAAATTTATTGAACAAAAAAACAATATCGTTTTCATCGGCCCGGTGGGTGTCGGCAAAACCCATATTGCAACGGCTTTAGGATATCAAGCATGCTTGAAAAGCCATACGGTTCTATTTGCTTCAGCTATAGATGTCGTGAATAATCTGGTGGCAGCCCAGCAGGCCGGTCAATTGAAACAGGAACTGAAAAAATACCTCAAACCAGCCCTGCTCATCATGGACGAATTAGGTTATTTGCCCATCGACAAAATCGGTGCAGACCTTTTGTTCCAGATTATCAGTCAGCGTTATGAACAAGGTGCCATGATCATCACTACAAACAGGGTGTTCAAGGACTGGCCCCAGATCTTCAATAATGACATGACACTGACATCAGCACTTCTGGATCGGCTCCTTCACCACACAGAGCCTGTCGTTATTGAAGGCAAAAGTTATAGAATGAGAGACGTGACAGAAGAATAA
- the istA gene encoding IS21 family transposase: MIDYETYVQIRNYFTRDGLTYSQISNSLDLDPRTVARWANQKRYQPRKSSPRKSKLDPFKNTILQMLEKHPYSSRQVFQRITEDGFAGGITIVEDYVRKVRPPKTKAYLKLYFAPGECAQVDWGSYGTVRVGSTTRRLSLFVMVMCHSRMMYVEFTVSQTMEHFLGCHQNAFEFFGKVPEKVMVDNLKSAVLKRIVGKAPVFNPRYLDFADYHGFTIIPCNVRKGNEKGRVENAVGYVKKNLLNGLEISDFKIMEPLCKKWLDTVANVRCHRETGKKPCDMYAEERPHLHSLPAEPYDIGVIRQVRASKQYRVTIDTNYYTVPAQLAGVALTAKLYPDRICFYHDNKLVGRHVRSYDRRKDVEDPDHSKILLNQRKKAKDQVIYMRFLSLSDKAQEYFKQLQNRRLNASHHVRQIVALSEIYSREQVAMAIEDAFSFSAFSCEYIANLLEQRSRPSREPGALYLTHKSDLLDLTIQAPDIDIYTAIGDQDA, encoded by the coding sequence ATGATTGATTACGAGACCTATGTTCAAATCAGAAATTATTTTACCCGGGACGGTTTGACCTACAGCCAGATCTCAAATTCACTCGACCTGGACCCAAGGACCGTTGCAAGATGGGCCAACCAGAAAAGGTATCAGCCCCGGAAATCAAGCCCGAGGAAAAGCAAATTGGACCCGTTTAAAAACACCATCTTACAAATGCTTGAAAAGCATCCTTACAGTTCCCGGCAGGTCTTTCAACGGATAACCGAAGACGGGTTTGCCGGCGGGATCACCATTGTTGAAGATTATGTCAGAAAAGTACGGCCTCCCAAAACCAAGGCCTATTTAAAATTGTACTTTGCCCCGGGTGAATGTGCCCAGGTAGACTGGGGATCTTACGGCACGGTCCGGGTGGGTTCAACGACCAGGCGATTGAGTCTTTTTGTAATGGTAATGTGCCACAGCCGAATGATGTATGTTGAATTTACGGTATCGCAAACCATGGAGCACTTTTTGGGATGTCACCAGAACGCATTTGAATTTTTTGGTAAGGTGCCTGAAAAAGTGATGGTGGACAATCTTAAATCCGCCGTTTTAAAAAGGATCGTTGGCAAAGCACCTGTATTTAATCCCAGGTATCTTGATTTTGCGGATTATCATGGCTTTACCATTATTCCCTGCAATGTGCGAAAGGGCAATGAAAAAGGCCGAGTGGAAAATGCAGTGGGATATGTCAAAAAGAATCTGCTCAACGGCCTTGAAATCTCTGATTTTAAAATCATGGAACCGCTTTGCAAAAAGTGGCTTGATACGGTTGCCAATGTCAGGTGCCACAGGGAGACCGGTAAAAAACCCTGTGACATGTATGCCGAAGAACGGCCCCATCTTCATTCACTGCCTGCTGAGCCCTATGATATCGGCGTGATCAGGCAGGTCCGGGCTTCAAAACAGTATCGGGTGACCATTGACACCAATTATTACACCGTGCCTGCCCAGTTAGCCGGTGTGGCATTGACAGCAAAACTGTACCCGGACCGTATTTGTTTTTACCACGACAATAAACTGGTGGGCCGCCATGTCAGGAGCTATGATCGCAGAAAGGATGTTGAAGATCCGGATCACTCAAAAATCCTTTTGAACCAAAGAAAGAAGGCCAAAGACCAAGTCATATATATGCGATTCTTAAGCCTGTCTGACAAAGCCCAGGAATATTTTAAGCAGTTGCAGAACAGGCGTCTGAATGCCTCTCATCATGTCCGGCAAATCGTTGCCTTAAGTGAAATCTACTCCAGAGAGCAGGTTGCCATGGCCATTGAAGATGCGTTCTCATTTTCTGCATTTTCCTGCGAGTATATCGCCAATCTCCTTGAACAACGTTCCCGACCCTCCAGGGAACCCGGAGCCCTTTACCTCACCCATAAAAGTGATTTGTTGGATCTGACAATCCAGGCCCCTGACATTGACATTTATACCGCCATAGGAGACCAAGATGCCTGA